Sequence from the Paralichthys olivaceus isolate ysfri-2021 chromosome 1, ASM2471397v2, whole genome shotgun sequence genome:
cAAAAGGCATGTCATAtctactttttaaatgtattaatgaaGATTTAACTTTACATCAGAtggagtgtttttttgttttttttcttacaaataTCTGTATGTTTAGTTTAGCGCTATGTCACTGAACTGTTAAACTTAGCATGTAGAGAATACAGCTTGCTTTGTGGGGAAGTCCTGAATTAAATTTTAATCATGGCACTTTTTCTGCAGAAAAAAGCAATTgtgttaatgattttttttcaatatccGTCAAGCCATTTTACTTGCAAGAACTGCTATTTGTGCTGAAGAtgtatttgaaaaatattttaagacATCTTTGTTAGCCGTCAGGCTATATGATATTGTAAAGTGTATATACAGTTACATTGAATTTCTGaaacaaagttttaaagttaaaaacctCTTGCATgccctttgtttttatttctccactgCGATGGTGAAGATGTGGGACAGTTGAGGGGAGGGAAGAGGTTAAGAAGTTACGTCACACTTAAAGCACTGTAACTTTAACTgaacaacagcgccccctgcagtcTCACCTGGTGATTACTTCTGTTGAGGTCGCTGTCCGTGATCTCCGGCTTCCCGAAGAGCTGCTGCAATAGATCCACCAAACTGTTTAGGGTGAATATTTGAGATAAACACTGTTTTAAATCACCTCTAAATCTTTTGAACTGATCTACTGTTCAGCAGTACTCTTGAAGCTACTGGGTCTGATTCTGCTGCGACTGTCAGTCACttccacacttctcacaggagttcgtacccactcaccaaagttacacagAGCGAGAACAGTGTTGAGTGGGAACAAACAAGGCTCCGTTCTTTTTCTAAGTCAGCGAAACATCTAAAAGATTGTGAGGCCgatattttaaagtaaaaaaggcGCGaagtgttgttttaaatgttgaagCACTTAAATCCATTTTCCAACAATTAACTAAGTAGGCACATAAGCTTCATTGACAACAGTAACAAGTAGAACTATGATGTTCAGGCCTTAtgctttattcatttaattcagTTCGGTCCAGCCTGTTAGTTTTCATTGAACCAGGGTTAGCACATCTAATTTTAATTTAGGTTTTAGCATTTTCCTGAAACAGTAGTGGCAGTTTGGTCTTTTCATTAGTGAAAGAGTTTTTAACTTTTTCCCTTTAATACAGATTTAATCAAATTTGCATTTCAATGAGGTTAAAAACATTTAAGGTTGCCAGATAACTCTAAAGCCACCCATAAATTTCTATATTAGAAAATCCTTCATTGCTGTCATTTTGTGTGTCAGTTTTATTtgcttgaatgttttttttctaaatgaacGGGTCAACAGCCAATGAAAGTAAATGTACCTAAATATTTAGTAAACTCTAATAAGGTAGTAGTAAAAATTATACACTAAAATAACTATAAAGGTTTGCAGCTAAACTTGCCAAACACATTaaattacaggaaaaaaaaacttaataataataatacaattaattgACTGTATTTTTATggcatttacatttaatttagaagataacattttttaaatttacattcaactttttttttgcagaatttATCACTTATAACTTCTATAACTTGTGATTGTGGAGACTAATTGAAGCAGTAGTTAGTTTTTATATCCTGTGTTTCCACCTCAGCCCTCCTCAGTCTGTAGCTGCAGCAGATTGTGTGTAAATCCTCCTGCAGTCAGTCTGCCGTCTTCTGCCTGCTCCTGACACCACTCAGGTTTCACCCGGAGGAATTAATCAACACACTCAGTTAATAATTCAGCAGCGATGGCCGTGCTTGTTGCAGAAATCCCTTCTGTCTTTCACAGCCTTCATTTCGCACCCTCACCGACACCTCGGCTCTGTGTGTAATTAGGCCGCTGACAGTGACTCAGAGCCGGTGTAGAGTTGCGGAGCAGGGCCGGAGCTGAgcggaggaggctgcagagagagagagagaggggcccctgacaggcagcagcagcaagacctcccccccccacccacacctgAGACGTCTGATGGAGGATGAAGAACAGCCTGAAACACGTGTGTTTCTCTTAACGACTGACACTTCACCAGCATGATGCCTGCTTCCAGCCCGGTTCTCCAGCTTCATGTGAACATCTCCACCACATCAGCAGGATAAAACTGAGAGGAACATATTGTGTCTTTATCTGGAGGAGCTGCCTGCTTTAGGTTTGACTGAGGAGACAGACAATGTGGTCCACACCAGCTGCTTCCATGGTGTGCATCCTGTTAGGTGAGTTCACAACAGAAACTCAGATACTCAGTTTAACATATGGCCAATAATTAAATGAAGATACAGATTTCCACATCAGTTGATATCAATAATTAGGATAAATGTCACTTTATCATATCTTTTAGGGTTTTTGCTCTTGAGTGAAGGTTATGGTTTCGATCTTTTCTTTATGAGGTGGATCAATTATGTGTCATACATGTGCTTGTACGATGCATAAGTGAAATATTGATGCAgattatattgcaataattattgatacGGTTTTGTTGCCCTAATTTATCCTGGATTAAAATCGCCCAGGCATGCATtgtccaataaaaacaaaatattgaataaaaacctttgacaaaatgttattattatttgtagtagtagtattatcattaatattattattattattatcagtagtagtagtagtattatcattattattattattattattattatgaatagtagtagtattataGTATAACCTGTGATATAAATGCAGATAACTACGTACAAGAGGAAGCATAATTGTTCTttataaagtaaagataaagatTAAGATGCAAATAATTCAATTCAGATAACTTATCTGTTAGAACTTAATTCGAATAAAAGTATCATACACATACAACattcaaaaaaacaatgaaaagtggTTAACACATCTAGATCCTTGAGATGTTGTATGTTTTGTGAACATCACAGTATCAAAGAGTAGATAAACTTGTATCTGTGgagcaacagaaataaaagtttcCTGTTTTCTACAGGGATCATGTGTGATGTCCAGCAAGTGTCCTCACTGCAGCCCAGAGTTGTACAAAGACAGAGCGAGCAGACTCCAGAGGAGGTCACCAGATTAGAGGAAGACATCCAGAGAGTCATCAATCAGATCCACTCTTTGTCCAGTGACAATGATCGTACGCGCAGCTTCACTGCAGGAGACGAGAGTTTCTCTTTAGACGCATATTACAGTGTGCTGAGTAACCTGTACGCTGTCTTCCAACCTCTGCTGAGAGACAGGTTCACAGACGACCTTCCCAGAATCTTAGTCTGCATCATGTCAGGGAGGCAGGACTGCGGCCTGGAGGCAGAGCTGACGAAGACGGTGACTCTGGAGCTGGGCAGGCCCCTGCTGGCGTTTGTGTCGTCTCTAAGGTCGCAGACATGCTCTCCCCTGAGCGGAGACACAGAGTCGTCCAGCTTCTCCAGGGCCTACCGCAGGATGGGGGAGTCGGTGGCGACCGTTTTCACTGGTTTTCAGCAAACCTTAATAAACATACTGTCAAGTGTACCCCTCTCTGGGAATTTCATGGGTGCGGTGAGCGACCTCGTGGACACAGCCGTGACAAATGTCCTCAAGTTAATGGCAACGTTGCTCCAAGAACCAATGGACTACATCAACATAGCTTTACAGTTTGGAATCAGAGTTCCATCTTTAGACAGAGACGAGACCTGTCAGCAAGGTAAAACCTTTTCTTATAAAAGCATTTGAATAGTGAGATCTACTTTGTACTGTACTTTATCATTCACAGTTTATTACAAATTCTTTCTGCTGAATAAATTGTTTGCCCACTTGTTTTGCAGGAGATCTCAAGCAGCTCATCATGTGGTAAGTTAttctttaaattcaaataagcCCTTTTTCCTTAACCAAGCTCCACTTTGGAACTTTTGACCACAATCAATACTGTGGAGCAATGATTTTAAGACTGGGTCTCACCCTTTTTTTGTTGTGCAAGAAGATAAGGTCAAATCTTCCTGTTGAATCATTGAATCAACAATTGAGAAACATGTTGGAAAAAAGAGTTACAGGCAAGTGGACACAAAGACTTGTGAGAAAGACTGTGGATacttctgtctctgcctgtagtttgtGTGTTACCGTGATGTTTCGAGGGTTATTCTCCACCAGGCTTCTAACTTTATCTTTGATTTCGGGAAAGTGTCAGTAATTCTGGGAATATAAAATTCCTTCTTATCTGTGGTACTTCACGTAGGTTTCATATGGCTTTCAGCATGGTCTGAAAATTATCTTAAAAGTTTAATCTTTattgagaaaatgtttataGAAAAAAACTTGCAAAGTCCACAGGATAACTTGAATTTTCCCTCCTTATCTCAGCCCGTGTAGCTCCCACTAaatctgtgtgtcactgtgtgtaatCTGTCGTCTTTGTTCAGGGGGATAAACCACAACGTGAGTTGGTCCTTCGGTAACTCCATCGTTGACATCTTCCTGGAAATCTTCTTTACCCCACAGCAGCCTCTGTGCAAATATCCAGGGCCTGAGTGCCCTCCCAGCATCCTCTTCCAGCGCAGTGTCTCAGAGGCGGCAGGTGATGGCCACGACATCCTTCTCAATTGCGATAACCGCAACCTGGCGCGGCTCAACGACACGCTGTGCGCTGAAATCCTCGCAGGGTCGAAGGCTGGATCCTCTACATCAGTGCTCACCTTTTGCCAGGCGCTGAACTCCCTCAGCATTGACCAGATGCAGCAGGTGTGGAGCAAAATGTGCTATGTCATCCGAGAACTGTCGTCCCCACTCGTCAGCAGGTCATCCGACTGCAGTGTTGTGCGGCCTTCCCCTGCCACCACCACTCTTACGGTCCCTCAGACTGCACCTCATCGAGTAGCCAGAGAAGCCAGCAACCTCAGACAGCTCGCCTGTAACTACGACAACTGGTCAGAGAACGAGGTGGTGGACGCCGTCCTCGTGACTCTGTGCAGCGACAACGAACGCGAGGAGTTTGTGAGGCAGGTGTGCAACAACGCTTCGCTGATggggaagctgctgctggacaagATGAACAGCTGGCTGTATGCGTACTGTGCCAACTCCACTGCAGACCCAGAGTACCTGCTGAGTCACTTCTGCGTCTATGGGAAGTGGTTCGACCAGCCCCCAGTGGGCCCCCACCAATTGGAGTTCTGCATGAACCTCGACGGCCCCACACTGTCCAAACACATCTGCCAGCACACCGGATTCTTCATGATGTTATTCTCCCAACCAGAAAACTTCCAGTTCATGCCCAACTGCTCACTGTCGCCCGCTGTACCACCGTTCCCTGACCCAGATTCATTGATTTCAGATTCTTGTCGTTACTCCGAATGGCTTGATGTGGCACAAATTCCCATCGATGTCTTGATAGAGTGTATCCGCCTTGATCAGAATGGTTTCACTAAAGAGGTTTGCGCAAACAAGACTTTTCTCAACAGTCTGCTGCTTAATAAGGAAAACGACTGGCTGGAGAGTCACTGTGGAGCCTCTCTTAGTTTTCAACCCACTGAGCTGAGCCCGTCCCCGAACATCGCAGACTGGTGTGACTACAACACGTGGGGCGAACGGCAGGTGGACGAGTCGGTGGTCGGCCTCTGTTGGAACAATGATCAGCTGGCTTTTCAGAAGAACATTTGCTGCAGTGCGTCAGTGTTGGAGAAGCTGTTAGAAAACCCTTACAACAAATGGCTGGAATCTGTGTGCACGGACATAGAGGACATAATGTCCCCACAGGTGGGTGTGTGACCTCAGTGACGTGGCTCTGTGTCGTCCAATCAACTCGTTTGCACAAAAGGAAATGACAAAAGTTGAATTTCATAAACACTGATAATAAAGTAGAGGCAAAAGTAATTAGacaaaattattaatttattctgtATCCATAAAAAGGAAACCCTgatgaaaatgtgacaaaataatgTTTGAGTCACACGTTGAGTCTAATGTTTTCGATGACGTGCAGCGAGGTGTTCTGCACTTCTTCCAGTGACAGATGAAGAAGTCATTGAATCAGCAGTGATCAACCAAACAGAAGAAAGTAGAAAACAGCTGAAAGGTGTTACACATGTACTCATCAGTGTGTGCTCACACCTATCGTCCAGCAGCGGTAGAgaaagtactcaaacattttttagggaataataaacagataaaaaagtactcaagtaaaagGAAAAGTTCATTGACTTTTCTACTTGAATTAAAACAAGTCAGTATTTGCTTTAAACTATgcttaaagtattaaaagtaaaagtactggaTGAGAGTAGCCTATTCCCTAATGAAACAAGAGATGAAAAAACTACTTATGTCTagtaatgaagtaaatgtactttgtacCATCCTATGAGTGAGTACAAGGAAACCAAACTGGATACACTGCTTGTACTATGTGTCTGCATTCACATGCgaggtgtgtatatatatatatatatatatatatatacacagtagaAATGTAAGTATTATCACTAGTTACAgtaaacatgttgaaatgttaGATATTTTTGAGAGAGGTCAATAGGTTTGTATTCTGAATTTCTATTCTAAATAATCTGTACTTTAGGTGTGCAAGTACTCAGAGTGGACATATCCCATCATGGTGGACATGACCGAGCTCGCTCTCTGCTCCGAGCTCGACCCGCTCAACTTCACCTCCAAAGTCTGCGCCAACCAAACCATCCTCCAGAACCTGCTGACCAATCAGGACAACACCTGGTTAATACAGCACTGTGCCAACCGCACAAATCCAGGGGTTTCTCCTGGTGGGGATGGAGATGAAGGAGATGACCTGACTGGATTCAACCCTGCGGCGCAGTGCCAGTACTCCAGCTGGAGCGTGGCTCTTCCAGATGTGTCACTGCTAACTCTCTGCTGGGAACACGACCAGACaaattttgtctcctctgtctgtccaaGCTCTGTTCTTCTCCTCTTGCTGTCCCAGGAGCCGTCCAGTATGTGGGTGAGCAGCATGTGCTCCACCTACACCAACTACACCACCGCCCCCCCCAACGTCAGCACCACTGCACAACCTGATTTGTGCCTGGCCAGAAAACTGGTGAGGCAGTTCAACTGGAACTGCTCTGCTGACTTCACCTCCGCCTGTCTGCCTGGGGCCAGTCAGAGTATGGCTCTGCAGATGATGTTTCGCTGCTGGGTGGAGAGTCTGAAGCCCAGGGTGGAGGATCTGCTGACTCCACCTGTGGCTGCAGTGCTGGAGAAGGCAGTCAGCACTACTGTGGTGTTCCTGTTGGCCCTGGAAGAAGTGCAGAACACCTCGCTGCACGTCATCGAAAACATTAGACTCAACGTGTTGGAGTCTGTGGGGCACTATCTGGAGAGGGAAAAAGACTTTGGAAAAAAGAGAGTCGTGCTGCAGTGCTTCGGGGTAACTACTGTCACTACTGGATGTGCAGTTGAAATGAAGTTGCTATCCGTGATCAAAGAAGTATTCACAGTCTTATGCAACAGTAGCAATACTGACATATTCTTACTCATGGCTcagaacatttttacaaatacaaatgtgtagAAATACTCTGTAAGTATTAACATCAAAAAGTCTGATACTATAACTATCAaaactatacatatatatactgaAATGAGCCATTCTGCATAATGAGTAAcattacttttgatttaaaaaattttttagAATCACATATCACTGGTCATCTTAACGACATCAAATACTCCTGATTCAATACAACACAAAAGCCTCAAACTTGTAATTAAGCACAGTACTTGGTGGTTATACTATCAAATCACTGTCCTATTATTACAATCTCTGAGTAGCAGGTTTAATGTTTTAGTTGGTAAAAGTGGAggattttatgtattttctatATTATTTTACTTCTCCTCTGAGAACAAACAGGAATCTATTGATCAATGGAAACTAATGAAGAATAATTCGGCTTTTGTCTCTGACACTGACTCTGGAGGTTAATCAGAGAAAGATTCTccttcatcttttattcattcaGGCTCAATCTGTTTCTGCGTCGGACAATTCATTGACTTCATAGTTCATCTAATTATTCATCTATATCAGTTACCATTAGTGTCACAGTATAGCAGCTGACCTTCCGTGTAAAGGCGGCCTACAGCTGGTGTACTTTTACACTCCTGTCATCGATATTGACATGATGAATCTCGTCTTTTGGGTGGAGTCAACACTGTCTCACACTTGATTTAACCATTGCagtaatctgtgtgtgtctgtgtgtgtgtgcgtgtgggcgtgtgtgcgtgtgtgcatgtgtgtgtgcagacagtgCTAACCAGCTTGATGCAGACAGCAAGAGATATGACCGCAGaagatttctttttcataaagGTAACTAGAAGTGACTAGTACTGCCCACATGCACTAACCACTGCAGTTGTCAACATACATGCTTTCCAGGTttatatgaggtcactgtgaccttcgaCCATTGACCTCCAAAATCTAAGCAGTACGTCCTTGAGTCAAACTGAATGTTTCTTTCAAGAAATTCCCACAAGatattcttgagatatcgtgtttaCAAGAATATGGGCAACacgaaaacaaacaaaaaaccatTGGCCCCTGGCTGTCACTGGCACGGAAGCTTAAAAATGATGATTTCctaaaaatgcaaatataaagttaaaaaaagtatatgtctttgttttttcatgtttactTGGACTAATGCCTTTATGTGTTAATGGTTCCAGGAGTACTTCAGGGTACCACTGAGCAGCCTGAGGTCAGTGCTCAGTGCGACTAACATCACCACAGTCAGACTGATCCTTCAGTACTACAGCAGAAACAAGGAGACGCTGCAGGTGAAGAAACACATCATTAAACATCCAGACCTACACGCTCTCCACTTTCAGCCGTCTCTTCTGGAGTTCTGTGTttcatgctctctctctgttcagcCAGTTGATTCCACAGTTTTCCATTCTCGCCTACACAAAATACTTGCTTCTGTTTTCCAGCTGCCTGATCAGTACCTGCCCAGCATGATGTCAGTGCTGCTCCACAGCCATGTGAAGAGAGATGTGAGTCTCTTCCCTGAGCTGGCTCCGCTGCTGGCCTCAGCCAGTCCTGCTGACATCCAAGCTCTGCCCTCACTGCAGAACGACGTCATTGTGTAAGTGATGATGTCTCTTATATGATCCAATATCATAGACTGTGTATGaggatggacgacatgaccaCGCCCAGAAGTGAAGTTAAAAtgtctcaatcgccccctggaggctggctgcagcacaTGTCATGATCCTAGCCACCTCCATGATAGTgcatgggacatgaaccaaactaaaaagtcaaaataaaggtcaaatacatttctctttaagttttagttttaattagccATGTGATGCTCTAAGAATGAGATGAGACGTCGTGAtcaacagctgagactgactcatgactgGTCGTCGTATCCTACACAGCAACATGTCTGTGTCAAACCTTGTGTTAACATCTCTGTAACCCAGTTCCTCTGTGTTACATCTTGAGTACAGTCTGCAGTGAACAGCCTGATTTGTTTTGGTGCTCAATCATGCAGTATCACTTTCCGACATTCATAAGGCTTCCATCTGGCCACAGGTGCGGTGTCAGGCTTCTGTGAGAGGAGATGTGTCATTTCACCCCAAGATGCCAGGAACATGCATTATAGATTGCAAGGAAACTAGTGCACTTAGATTTCAGTGTAGAAAGagctccttgtgtgtgtgtgtgtgtgtgtgtgtgtgtgtgtgtgtgtgtgtgtgtgtgtgtgtgtgtgtgtgtgtgtgtgtgtgtgtgtgtgtgtgtgtgtgtgtgtgtgtgtgtgtgtgtgtgtgtgtgtgtgtgggtaggtaggtaggtaggtatcTGATCTTGTTTCAACAAGGATGAGCCTTTAAACTTAGAACAAATAGTAAGAAAATCTGCATTTCAGCTTGAATCTGAGACTGTGAGTAACTACAGCTGTATATAACCCCACCTATAGATCTGTTTGATTATTACTACCAGCTTATGACAGCTCGATAACAAACctaatattcatttaaacatcattttGTCTGCAGATACTATCAAATAGTAATcacaaaaatgtttgatttacatttgatttacCCAAATAAATCCAGAAAGTGAGATGTACATAATAATCTAGgattatgagaaaaaaaagttataaagttataaaaaaGCTCAAATCTATGTACCAGCGGTATAGTTTTATTGCTTTGGATGATTGGTGTAGGACATGAGATGTAAGATTTGATTTGTATCTGACTTACAGtagtaaatgttttgtttttcaggcctCTCACCATGTTTAAATTACTTGAATTCAGTATTTTAGTGGCTACATATAGTACTGTCGTAAATGTTCCATACAACTGATCCAAAACAACAGTTTCAGTAAATaacatgagtgaaaacaatgtttttgtttctaggAAGGAGGCCATCAACAGAAACTTGGGTCACATGACTCAGGACCAGCGGGAAGCATTTGGCCTGTGGTACAGCAAAGATATGCCCCCGTCCAAAATCACCAAAGGTCATCAGTCAATCATTAGGGATACTGGAAACCTGATCGCCTATCTGCCCTTCCGCAACTTCCAACACCTCTCATCTGCTCAGGTAACAGAACCTCTGAGCTCTGACACCCGGCCGCGAAACCCGAGAAACCTGGACAGAGTTCGATTAGCCCCGGGGCACGGCCGAGCTCCACGCCACAGACCGGTCAAAAGAAAGACGTACaacctcttctttctctgtcacCACCAACATGTGTCATCATTAGCTTGTGTTCAATAAGTAAAGATGAGGACACATGACCAGAAAATAGATGGTCTCTGACCTTTCACTcaaaggaattaaaaaaagggTTATTGGTATTTTTGGAAATACTTTAATTGAATCGCTAACAAAGAGTATAACGAGAAGATCGATAACACACTCATGTCTGTCCAGTGAATATGAAGCTACATAGAATTAACTTAGCTTAACTAATCCAGCAAAACAAGTCATTCTTTACATGTTTGCATTAATTTGATGAACAAACTATGAATTAGCTTTAGTGAGTTCATAGGATTGCAGCTTAAATCGTTCCATTTGACccatgacaaataaatgaagaTGTTGAACCATTCATTTAAATGAGTTTTGTCAGGTTTTCTCATAGTAAGGTCACTTAGTCTGTTTCCTTGTCATTGTTACTGTATATAGATTCTTTAAAACGTTGagacaaacgtgtgtgtgtgatgtttatcCTCAGCTGGTGGACGGGCTGGATGTGTTGCAGAAAAACAACCTCACTGCTCTGAAGCAGAAGTTCATCGCTCAGAGCCTCGTCAGCACCTACAGAAACCTGACAGCTCAGGATTTCATCAGGTTCACAATAAATACTCTTTCTATCCACATAAAATGTTTATCAGACATTAGATCAGAAGAATATCAACACTTCAATGTTTAGTTTAGTGTGTAGAGTAATTTTGACCTTTGTTACCACTCATTGTTTGCCTGCAGGTCAGTAACACAGTGGATCGCTATTGATATACATGTAATATTCAGTATTTGTGTTAACAAAACTCTTGACCTCTTGTTATTATGGGAATCTTAAACAAGATTACCCAGCTGAAATCTTACAAACAAACCGTCTCATGGCCAGTagtgttaaatgttttaatgttaaaattaaaaatgaaatcaaacattttaaggGTAAATAACCATAAGGAAAATTAtaacacacagaaataacagtcagaaataaagtcttatttttaaaaatgaaaacaaatacacctTTAAATGACAGAACCAGCTGAAACATAGCAATATGataatatataactatataaacTATTGTAATGATAACACAACTTTGTCTTTTGCTTTTGCAGaccaaataattaaatgtcataAGGATACACAGCCATTTCTAAGTGCAATACACTGTCAGAATCATAAGGCGATACCTCTACAGACATGCTGTGCAGAATGAAAGattaacattttgtgttttaaataatgtCGATATCACTTCCTGAGAGGAGACGTCTGCTCCCGTGTGTGATGTTGAAacggtttgtgtgttttaggcTGGGTAAACTGTCATGCCTGGCAGAACCAGAAGACCTGCTGTTGTACAGAGGCACTGAGGCCTTCAGTGTCATCCAGCACTTTGTCATGAACTGCACTCGTGAGGGACTCAGTCTACCCAACCATCTGGTACCAACAGCTCACACGTGCTTGCTGTGctgtttttaatattcatgcTTCAGTTGCAATTGAGCTGTATTGATGATATTCAGTATTATAATATTACACATATATTCTGTCTCTGTGCAGATTTCCAGTTTGTTGCTGAGCAGCACAGAATTCAATGTCCCCTCCTCGCTCAGCGCAGATCGACTGGCAGAGGTCGCCCACCTTACGCCCTTGTTGGGTGTGACTTTCCTGCAGGCTCTCACTCCACCACAGCTGCTCGCTGTCCTCCCTGCCCTCAGCTCTGCTTCATTCAGCCCTGCACAGGTAGAGGGGCGTGTTATGTAGAGTGAAAGATCATCTATAGACTCTTTTGAACAAAGtgaacatcaggtatcagagaGTGGGGGTTTCCTCAGTCCCTTTCACTACACAGACCTTTATTTGTTAAAGACGGGTCTTCTAGCAGCTGGTGGAGCTCGTAGCTCCGGAGGAGCAGCTGACAGGCAGTGGGTCCTCAGCACAGGGACCCCTGAGGTGAGGTGGCTCATGAGCAAAGACCTGATCTCTACTGCGCCATCAGCATTCATCCGAACCGGAGCtttttcctcctcagcctcACAGCTGTCGTCttgcttttgtattttataaGAAATCTCAAGAGGATTATTTTCTTCAATATAGTTTGACAGCTCCATCATGACAAAGATATTCAAGCCCAAAAAAcgttattttatattccattcAATGAAGTAATGGTAAAGATAGCATCACTTAATAGAAACATGATACAGAGCTGGTATATGACATACCAGGAAATTGTTAAAATCATCTTTCAAatcataatttgtttttatcccTCTGTGCCGGCAGTGGTCAAAAaccattatgttttcaggttgtccgtccTTCAGTtgctgtctttctgtttgtttttcaggctTCAGTAATTGTAGACAAACTGACCTCGAGTACCACAGTGAGTTCTTTTGTAAACACCTTCACAACATGAATTTGTTCACTCTGCATTGGTTAAAGCCACGACTCTtactctgttctcctctctgcccAGATGACCGCTCCTGGTCGGCTGCAGGAGCTCGGCTCCCTCATCGTGGGAATGAAGACAGAGACCTTGTTGACCCTCACCTCCAACATGCTGCTGTCATCACTGCCCGCCATGGCCCAGCAAACACCAGACCTCAGCCCGACTGTGGCCAATTTAATCTCCACCAAACTATGGGTACAGGACTTAATTTACTAAAGAAAGTTTGATGATGttagttaaagaaaaaaacaaaaaacatcactGAGTTGAGTTGAATAGAATCTTGGAAACATTATAATGTTATTAAGAATCAAATATCTTGTCACTGTTGTAAATTcacttatttattcttttatttcaacttGGTTTAATtcaagtaaaacaaca
This genomic interval carries:
- the strc1 gene encoding stereocilin, with protein sequence MWSTPAASMVCILLGIMCDVQQVSSLQPRVVQRQSEQTPEEVTRLEEDIQRVINQIHSLSSDNDRTRSFTAGDESFSLDAYYSVLSNLYAVFQPLLRDRFTDDLPRILVCIMSGRQDCGLEAELTKTVTLELGRPLLAFVSSLRSQTCSPLSGDTESSSFSRAYRRMGESVATVFTGFQQTLINILSSVPLSGNFMGAVSDLVDTAVTNVLKLMATLLQEPMDYINIALQFGIRVPSLDRDETCQQGDLKQLIMWGINHNVSWSFGNSIVDIFLEIFFTPQQPLCKYPGPECPPSILFQRSVSEAAGDGHDILLNCDNRNLARLNDTLCAEILAGSKAGSSTSVLTFCQALNSLSIDQMQQVWSKMCYVIRELSSPLVSRSSDCSVVRPSPATTTLTVPQTAPHRVAREASNLRQLACNYDNWSENEVVDAVLVTLCSDNEREEFVRQVCNNASLMGKLLLDKMNSWLYAYCANSTADPEYLLSHFCVYGKWFDQPPVGPHQLEFCMNLDGPTLSKHICQHTGFFMMLFSQPENFQFMPNCSLSPAVPPFPDPDSLISDSCRYSEWLDVAQIPIDVLIECIRLDQNGFTKEVCANKTFLNSLLLNKENDWLESHCGASLSFQPTELSPSPNIADWCDYNTWGERQVDESVVGLCWNNDQLAFQKNICCSASVLEKLLENPYNKWLESVCTDIEDIMSPQVCKYSEWTYPIMVDMTELALCSELDPLNFTSKVCANQTILQNLLTNQDNTWLIQHCANRTNPGVSPGGDGDEGDDLTGFNPAAQCQYSSWSVALPDVSLLTLCWEHDQTNFVSSVCPSSVLLLLLSQEPSSMWVSSMCSTYTNYTTAPPNVSTTAQPDLCLARKLVRQFNWNCSADFTSACLPGASQSMALQMMFRCWVESLKPRVEDLLTPPVAAVLEKAVSTTVVFLLALEEVQNTSLHVIENIRLNVLESVGHYLEREKDFGKKRVVLQCFGTVLTSLMQTARDMTAEDFFFIKEYFRVPLSSLRSVLSATNITTVRLILQYYSRNKETLQLPDQYLPSMMSVLLHSHVKRDVSLFPELAPLLASASPADIQALPSLQNDVIVKEAINRNLGHMTQDQREAFGLWYSKDMPPSKITKGHQSIIRDTGNLIAYLPFRNFQHLSSAQLVDGLDVLQKNNLTALKQKFIAQSLVSTYRNLTAQDFIRLGKLSCLAEPEDLLLYRGTEAFSVIQHFVMNCTREGLSLPNHLISSLLLSSTEFNVPSSLSADRLAEVAHLTPLLGVTFLQALTPPQLLAVLPALSSASFSPAQASVIVDKLTSSTTMTAPGRLQELGSLIVGMKTETLLTLTSNMLLSSLPAMAQQTPDLSPTVANLISTKLWGFPEVVSWLDDVEPLFYCTPLLSVLPRTHLLVNNIANITTKPFNTQQAKAIFREALDTKPNLIHQHFLSLGTLGQGVSCKVLKELFQADSSPSAVIRILLFLRQQPGPLHTSLKKCVIDELYQLEFFSELLKHLGAEIALSMPMSTINKFSTAEMDALRQMVIQDPHHFLLLQRKKQQLLVDKMGQRMSMYTGVFTEEEFRSLGIMAPFVVDEVFIHVDRSFFIDNLDYLLGLCYSTSKMDLVARILKEPDVFGPVKNWNQATLSQVDRFLFFLPESSLQDISMALMTLGHIEKLFMMQRRWEDGPVGSRCLNKKERTDFFLKQQFVLQFFLGFLKINPLSPTPMVPTCEILHSITPAAWTSSSLTSMSSSAFTNCLELMGHDPFLESYKHNQLLQKVKQMYGPVSSFSQPLISQLGGLALKLTVDELSSLRLTERRSIAALGAVSDWSNRQLAALFTTVLNSTKQTPSQLDSSTLVAMGHIVCGAKDTDIKSFNAVEFSKAVLFLGQLTLSCSEEQLDALVRLLTHSLAFGPISSWGTDVFIEIGVLAAGLPDFAMSALVKEQIEGITPLAISMISTLRFSVALNHIQMSVFSYEQAAAVTPEQFSALSDVQRTALAMALTPWENRPVDFRGKSLGLALSHSPLCLVLGLLILLIVLPCPDLPGRMTPLTPAGSGDTSSPT